In Streptomyces sp. SN-593, a single genomic region encodes these proteins:
- the mreC gene encoding rod shape-determining protein MreC produces MRDTKESRLLLVLLVVVALALITVDIRGGENSPLDRPRRVAQSAFGPVENAVSGVVDPVGNAVDAVRDSGRDSSTIKRLEQENTQLKQQLGSKDTTRARAQELDKLLKVAGAGQYTVKGAQVIAIGAAQGFSWTITIDSGSNDGLKRDMTVINGDGLVGRVTTVGRSTSTVLLANDPDFTVGTRLEGSQEIGFATGQGNRPLRDQLLNGKADVHKGDRVVSFGSDKDKPFVPGVPVGKVVSVEPSDGNLTKTVEVQPYVGFTKLDVVGVVVVGPRTDPRDSVLPAKPTPSHTAKPKPKSTPSPGDTPGSGSSDGAVPPSTEPTTSTTSTNPTSTDGD; encoded by the coding sequence GTGAGGGACACAAAGGAGAGCCGGCTGCTGCTGGTACTACTGGTGGTCGTGGCGCTCGCGCTGATCACCGTCGACATCCGGGGCGGCGAGAACTCCCCCCTGGACCGGCCGCGACGAGTGGCCCAGTCGGCCTTCGGCCCGGTGGAGAACGCGGTGTCCGGCGTGGTCGACCCGGTGGGCAACGCGGTGGACGCGGTCCGCGACTCCGGCCGCGACAGCAGCACCATCAAGCGGCTGGAGCAGGAGAACACCCAGCTCAAGCAGCAGCTCGGCAGCAAGGACACCACCCGCGCCCGTGCCCAGGAACTGGACAAGCTCCTGAAGGTCGCCGGCGCCGGGCAGTACACCGTCAAGGGAGCGCAGGTCATCGCGATAGGAGCGGCCCAGGGCTTCTCCTGGACGATCACCATCGACTCCGGCAGCAACGACGGCCTCAAGCGCGACATGACGGTGATCAACGGCGACGGCCTCGTCGGCCGGGTCACCACCGTCGGCCGCTCCACCTCGACCGTCCTGCTCGCCAACGACCCGGACTTCACCGTCGGCACCCGGCTGGAGGGCAGCCAGGAGATCGGCTTCGCCACCGGCCAGGGCAACCGGCCGCTGCGCGACCAGCTCCTCAACGGCAAGGCCGACGTGCACAAGGGCGACCGGGTGGTCTCCTTCGGCTCCGACAAGGACAAGCCCTTCGTGCCCGGCGTGCCGGTCGGCAAGGTGGTCAGCGTCGAGCCGTCGGACGGCAACCTCACCAAGACCGTCGAGGTCCAGCCGTACGTGGGCTTCACCAAGCTCGACGTGGTCGGCGTGGTCGTGGTCGGCCCGCGCACCGACCCGCGGGACAGCGTGCTGCCGGCCAAGCCCACCCCGTCGCACACCGCGAAGCCCAAACCGAAGAGCACCCCGTCGCCGGGGGACACCCCCGGTTCCGGCAGCTCCGACGGCGCGGTCCCGCCGAGCACCGAGCCGACGACCTCGACGACCTCGACCAACCCGACCTCCACCGACGGGGACTGA
- a CDS encoding SPFH domain-containing protein: protein MVVLVTVLIVVAVLALALLALSVRNVQQYELGVVFRFGRLLPDIREPGLRLISPVGDRMHKVPVQTEVFGVSPQGAITADNVTLTVNAVVYFRVVDPVKALVNVHDYRGAVAQIAQTSLRAVIGRADLDTLLSDRTRVNAELKKVMDAPTEGPWGLRIERVEIKDIALPESMMRSMSKQAEAERERRARVIAADGELQASQRLTDAAATMADTPGALQLRLLQTVVDVSAEKNSTLVMPFPVEILRFFERLGDEGLGNRHLGAAGPDGERSDAGRPGTGERPDTGRLDAEEPAGVAEPVGVDEPAGGAEPAGGERRPDRQDAASRALSADASVRQSAVPPPDQSSATRFSPSRAVDHSEPA, encoded by the coding sequence TGATCGTCGTCGCCGTCCTGGCGCTGGCCCTGCTCGCGCTGAGCGTGCGCAACGTGCAGCAGTACGAGCTGGGCGTCGTCTTCCGGTTCGGCCGGCTGCTGCCGGACATCCGCGAGCCGGGCCTGCGGCTGATCAGCCCGGTCGGCGACCGGATGCACAAGGTGCCCGTGCAGACCGAGGTGTTCGGGGTGTCGCCGCAAGGCGCGATCACCGCGGACAACGTGACGCTGACCGTCAACGCGGTCGTCTACTTCCGCGTGGTGGACCCGGTCAAGGCACTGGTCAACGTGCACGACTACCGCGGCGCGGTCGCGCAGATCGCGCAGACCTCGCTGCGCGCGGTGATCGGCCGGGCGGACCTCGACACGCTGCTGTCGGACCGCACCCGGGTCAACGCGGAGCTGAAGAAGGTCATGGACGCCCCCACCGAGGGGCCGTGGGGGCTGCGCATCGAGCGGGTGGAGATCAAGGACATCGCGCTGCCGGAGTCGATGATGCGGTCGATGTCGAAGCAGGCCGAGGCCGAACGGGAACGCCGGGCCCGGGTCATCGCCGCGGACGGCGAACTCCAGGCGTCGCAGCGCCTGACCGATGCCGCCGCGACCATGGCCGACACCCCCGGCGCCCTTCAACTGCGCCTGCTCCAGACCGTGGTGGACGTCTCCGCGGAGAAGAACAGCACCCTGGTGATGCCCTTCCCGGTGGAGATCCTGCGCTTCTTCGAACGGCTCGGCGACGAGGGGCTCGGCAACAGGCACCTGGGGGCCGCGGGCCCGGACGGTGAGCGGTCCGACGCCGGACGCCCCGGCACCGGGGAACGCCCCGACACCGGACGCCTGGACGCCGAAGAACCCGCCGGCGTCGCGGAACCCGTCGGCGTCGACGAACCCGCCGGCGGCGCGGAACCCGCCGGCGGCGAACGGCGCCCCGACCGTCAGGACGCCGCGAGCAGGGCGCTCAGCGCGGACGCCTCGGTGCGCCAGTCCGCGGTGCCGCCGCCCGACCAGTCCTCGGCGACGCGGTTCAGCCCGTCGCGCGCGGTGGACCACAGCGAGCCGGCCTGA
- the mreD gene encoding rod shape-determining protein MreD, which produces MRPNRIVLSTVLVVIALVAQVSVLARLHLPGAVPDLLLLTVLGLALTYGHVGGCLIGFFAGLLADVAPPADHAVGRYALVLCVIGYAAGLARPDSGQLRTAAGPMLVVIGAAVATTLLYAGVGGLVGDTAGAHVGLAKLVFTATLYDLLLAPFVVPLVMALARRFDHDPLAEDAAGSGYGGGFGGGRGGGGGGRFRLRGRGRARAGAGAGITPQRGLFGRARFNGSMVARGARR; this is translated from the coding sequence ATGCGCCCGAACCGGATCGTGCTCTCCACCGTCCTGGTGGTGATCGCCCTGGTCGCCCAGGTCAGCGTGCTGGCCCGGCTGCACCTGCCGGGTGCGGTCCCCGACCTGCTGCTGCTGACGGTGCTGGGCCTGGCCCTCACCTACGGCCACGTCGGCGGCTGCCTGATCGGCTTCTTCGCCGGACTGCTCGCCGACGTCGCGCCGCCGGCCGACCACGCGGTCGGCCGCTACGCCCTGGTGCTGTGCGTGATCGGCTACGCGGCCGGCCTCGCCAGGCCCGACAGCGGCCAACTGCGCACCGCCGCCGGTCCGATGCTGGTGGTCATCGGCGCCGCCGTCGCCACCACGCTGCTGTACGCGGGCGTCGGCGGACTGGTCGGGGACACCGCGGGCGCCCACGTCGGCCTGGCCAAGCTGGTGTTCACCGCGACGCTGTACGACCTGCTGCTGGCGCCGTTCGTGGTCCCGCTGGTCATGGCGCTGGCCCGCCGTTTCGACCACGACCCGCTCGCGGAGGACGCCGCCGGCAGCGGCTACGGCGGCGGGTTCGGCGGCGGCCGGGGCGGCGGTGGCGGCGGCCGGTTCCGCCTCCGCGGGCGCGGGCGCGCCAGAGCGGGCGCCGGAGCAGGCATCACCCCGCAGCGCGGCCTGTTCGGCCGGGCGCGGTTCAACGGCAGCATGGTGGCAAGGGGAGCACGGCGATGA
- a CDS encoding helix-turn-helix transcriptional regulator: MNPLGAALRAWRDRLDPATAGLPHGSARRVPGLRRSELASLADISVEYVVRLEQGRVAAPSPQVCASLARALRLTGEEHAHLLRLAGHAADPRRVPRHVPDSLLRIMDELAANPLSVYDATWGLLHWNPLFAATFGDPARLGPADRNALVWQFLDAMPAPVRQTADERTAFEESLVADLRATTSRFPADPGVAALVARLERSPRFRELWGRPSVGGHESAHKVVGHPDVGDIALNSDTLTTQGGNLHLVVYTARPGTDARGKLDLLAAVGVQAVSARG; encoded by the coding sequence ATGAACCCCCTCGGTGCCGCGCTGCGGGCGTGGCGGGACCGGCTGGACCCGGCGACGGCGGGGCTGCCGCACGGCTCGGCGCGCCGGGTGCCCGGGCTGCGGCGCTCGGAACTGGCGTCGCTGGCCGACATCTCCGTCGAGTACGTGGTCCGCCTCGAACAGGGCCGGGTGGCGGCCCCTTCGCCCCAGGTCTGCGCCTCGCTGGCCCGCGCCCTGCGGCTGACCGGCGAGGAGCACGCCCACCTGCTGCGGCTGGCCGGCCACGCCGCGGACCCCCGCCGCGTGCCGCGGCACGTCCCCGACAGCCTGCTGCGGATCATGGACGAACTCGCCGCCAACCCGCTGTCGGTCTACGACGCCACCTGGGGGCTGCTGCACTGGAACCCGCTGTTCGCGGCGACCTTCGGCGACCCCGCCCGGCTCGGCCCGGCGGACCGCAACGCGCTGGTCTGGCAGTTCCTGGACGCCATGCCGGCCCCGGTCCGGCAGACCGCCGACGAGCGGACCGCCTTCGAGGAGTCCCTGGTCGCCGACCTGCGGGCGACCACGAGCCGGTTCCCGGCCGACCCCGGCGTCGCGGCCCTGGTCGCGCGGCTGGAGCGCAGCCCGCGCTTCCGCGAGCTGTGGGGACGGCCGTCGGTGGGCGGCCACGAGAGCGCCCACAAGGTGGTCGGGCATCCCGACGTCGGCGACATCGCGCTGAACTCCGACACCCTCACCACCCAGGGCGGCAACCTGCACCTCGTCGTCTACACCGCGCGCCCGGGCACCGACGCGCGCGGCAAGCTCGACCTCCTCGCCGCCGTCGGCGTCCAGGCGGTGTCCGCGCGGGGGTGA
- the rodA gene encoding rod shape-determining protein RodA, which translates to MSANSYSVRRFTPERSTMGKLFARDSVVRRMDWLLFLATILLCFIGTLLVYSATRNRTSLTHGDQYYFLIRHVMNAGIGLALCIGAMAIGHHRMRTIVPFFYALSILGILAVLSPLGSTVNGAHSWIIIGGGFSLQPSEFVKISIIIGMAMVLSARVDAGDQEHPDHRRVTQSLALAALPILIILMMPDLGSVMVLGAIVLGVLLASGASTRWVFGLIATGIVGSLLVWQLGILDKYQIDRFAAFANPALDPSGVGYNTSQARIAIGSGGLLGKGLFHGSQTTGQFVPEQQTDFVFSVAGEELGFVGGAFIVLLVGVILWRACTIARNATDLYGTIVAAGVVAWFAFQSFENIGMTLGIMPVTGIPLPFVSYGGSSMFANFVAIGMLQSVKMQRPMSA; encoded by the coding sequence ATGAGCGCGAACTCCTACTCCGTCCGGCGGTTCACGCCGGAGCGCTCCACCATGGGCAAGCTGTTCGCCCGGGACTCCGTGGTGCGCCGGATGGACTGGCTGCTCTTCCTGGCCACGATCCTGCTGTGCTTCATCGGCACGCTGCTGGTCTACTCCGCGACCCGCAACCGCACCAGCCTCACCCACGGCGACCAGTACTACTTCCTGATCCGCCATGTGATGAACGCCGGGATCGGCCTGGCGCTGTGCATCGGCGCGATGGCCATAGGGCACCACCGGATGCGCACCATCGTGCCGTTCTTCTACGCGCTGTCGATCCTCGGCATCCTCGCGGTGCTCAGCCCGCTGGGCTCCACCGTCAACGGCGCGCACTCCTGGATCATCATCGGCGGCGGCTTCTCGCTCCAGCCGTCGGAGTTCGTGAAGATCTCCATCATCATCGGCATGGCGATGGTGCTCTCCGCCCGGGTCGACGCCGGTGACCAGGAACACCCCGACCACCGCCGGGTGACGCAGTCGCTCGCGCTGGCCGCCCTGCCGATCCTGATCATCCTGATGATGCCCGACCTCGGGTCGGTGATGGTGCTCGGCGCCATCGTGCTCGGCGTGCTGCTCGCCTCCGGGGCGTCCACCCGCTGGGTGTTCGGGCTGATCGCCACAGGGATCGTGGGCTCCCTGCTGGTCTGGCAGCTCGGCATCCTGGACAAGTACCAGATCGACCGGTTCGCCGCGTTCGCCAACCCCGCGCTCGACCCGTCCGGCGTCGGCTACAACACCAGCCAGGCGCGGATCGCGATCGGCTCCGGCGGGTTGCTGGGCAAGGGCCTGTTCCACGGCAGCCAGACCACCGGCCAGTTCGTGCCCGAGCAGCAGACCGACTTCGTCTTCTCGGTGGCCGGCGAGGAACTCGGCTTCGTCGGCGGCGCGTTCATCGTGCTGCTGGTCGGCGTGATCCTCTGGCGCGCCTGCACCATCGCCCGCAACGCCACCGACCTGTACGGCACGATCGTGGCGGCCGGCGTCGTCGCCTGGTTCGCCTTCCAGTCCTTCGAGAACATCGGCATGACGCTCGGCATCATGCCGGTCACGGGCATCCCCCTACCCTTCGTGTCCTACGGCGGATCATCGATGTTCGCCAACTTCGTGGCCATAGGGATGCTCCAGTCCGTGAAGATGCAGCGGCCCATGTCGGCGTAG
- a CDS encoding TIGR03960 family B12-binding radical SAM protein, whose amino-acid sequence MPVESVFPRLEALLPHVQKPIQYVGGELNSTVKDWDAADVRWALMYPDAYEVGLPNQGVMILYEVLNEREGVLAERTYSVWPDLEALMREHKVPQFTVDSHRPVRAFDVFGLSFSTELGYTNMLAALDLAGIPLDAADRTEDDPVVLAGGHAAFNPEPIADFIDAAVIGDGEQAVLTITDLIRAWKAEGRPGGRDELLLRLARTGGVYVPRFYDVEYLPDGRISRVVPNRSGVPWRVSKHTVMDLDEWPYPKQPLVPLAETVHERMSVEIFRGCTRGCRFCQAGMITRPVRERSITGIGEMVDRGLKATGFEEVGLLSLSSADHTEIADVAKGLADRYEADKIGLSLPSTRVDAFNIDLANELTRNGRRSGLTFAPEGGSERIRKVINKMVSEEDLIRTVATAYGNGWRQVKLYFMCGLPTETDEDVLQIADMARKVIAKGREVTGQNDIRCTVSIGGFVPKPHTPFQWAPQLGVEETDARLEKLRDAIRGDRKYGRNIGFRYHDGKPGIIEGLLSRGDRRVGAVIRAVYADGGRFDGWREHFSYERWLRACDAALPAFDLDLAWYTTRERTAEEVLPWDHLDSGLDKDWLWEDWQDALDETEVDDCRWTPCFDCGVCPQLDLDIQIGPTGKKLLPLTVVNGAGGN is encoded by the coding sequence ATGCCTGTCGAGTCGGTCTTCCCGCGCCTGGAAGCGCTGCTCCCGCATGTACAGAAGCCGATCCAGTACGTCGGCGGTGAGCTGAACTCCACCGTCAAGGACTGGGACGCCGCCGACGTGCGGTGGGCGCTGATGTACCCCGACGCGTACGAGGTCGGCCTGCCCAACCAGGGCGTCATGATCCTCTACGAGGTGCTCAACGAGCGGGAGGGCGTGCTCGCCGAGCGCACCTACAGCGTGTGGCCGGACCTGGAAGCGCTGATGCGCGAGCACAAGGTGCCGCAGTTCACCGTGGACAGCCACCGCCCGGTCCGCGCGTTCGACGTCTTCGGGCTCAGCTTCTCCACCGAGCTGGGCTACACGAACATGCTGGCCGCGCTCGACCTCGCCGGCATCCCGCTGGACGCGGCCGACCGCACCGAGGACGACCCGGTGGTGCTGGCCGGCGGGCACGCGGCGTTCAACCCCGAGCCGATCGCCGACTTCATCGACGCGGCCGTGATCGGCGACGGCGAGCAGGCGGTGCTCACCATCACCGACCTGATCCGCGCGTGGAAGGCCGAGGGCCGCCCCGGCGGGCGCGACGAGCTGCTGCTGCGGCTGGCCAGGACCGGCGGCGTGTACGTCCCGCGCTTCTACGACGTGGAGTACCTGCCCGACGGCCGGATCTCCCGGGTCGTGCCCAACCGCTCCGGCGTGCCGTGGCGGGTGTCGAAGCACACCGTCATGGACCTCGACGAGTGGCCGTACCCGAAGCAGCCGCTGGTGCCGCTCGCGGAGACCGTGCACGAGCGGATGTCGGTGGAGATCTTCCGCGGCTGCACCCGCGGCTGCCGGTTCTGCCAGGCCGGGATGATCACCCGCCCGGTGCGCGAGCGCTCCATCACCGGCATCGGCGAGATGGTCGACCGGGGCCTGAAGGCGACCGGCTTCGAGGAGGTCGGCCTGCTGTCGCTGTCGTCGGCCGACCACACCGAGATCGCCGACGTCGCCAAGGGCCTCGCGGACCGGTACGAGGCGGACAAGATCGGCCTGTCGCTGCCCTCCACCCGGGTGGACGCGTTCAACATCGACCTGGCCAACGAGCTGACCCGCAACGGCCGCCGCTCGGGCCTGACCTTCGCCCCCGAGGGCGGCTCCGAGCGCATCCGCAAGGTGATCAACAAGATGGTGTCGGAGGAGGACCTGATCCGCACCGTCGCCACCGCGTACGGCAACGGCTGGCGGCAGGTGAAGCTGTACTTCATGTGCGGCCTGCCCACCGAGACCGACGAGGACGTGCTCCAGATCGCGGACATGGCGCGCAAGGTGATCGCCAAGGGCCGCGAGGTGACCGGGCAGAACGACATCCGCTGCACCGTGTCGATCGGCGGCTTCGTCCCCAAGCCGCACACCCCCTTCCAGTGGGCGCCGCAGCTCGGCGTCGAGGAGACCGACGCCCGGCTGGAGAAGCTGCGCGACGCGATCCGCGGCGACCGCAAGTACGGCCGCAACATCGGTTTCCGGTACCACGACGGCAAGCCCGGCATCATCGAGGGCCTGCTCTCCCGCGGCGACCGCCGCGTCGGCGCCGTGATCCGCGCGGTGTACGCCGACGGCGGCCGGTTCGACGGCTGGCGCGAGCACTTCTCCTACGAGCGCTGGCTGCGTGCCTGCGACGCCGCGCTCCCCGCGTTCGACCTGGACCTGGCCTGGTACACCACCCGCGAGCGGACCGCCGAGGAGGTCCTGCCCTGGGACCACCTGGACTCCGGCCTGGACAAGGACTGGCTCTGGGAGGACTGGCAGGACGCCCTCGACGAGACCGAGGTGGACGACTGCCGCTGGACGCCGTGCTTCGACTGCGGGGTGTGCCCCCAGCTCGACCTGGACATCCAGATCGGCCCCACCGGCAAGAAGCTGCTGCCGCTGACGGTCGTGAACGGCGCGGGCGGCAACTGA
- the mrdA gene encoding penicillin-binding protein 2 produces the protein MSNIPETGRTSRVTIRLVILQVLVLSLLLTLGGRLWYLQIRNGQEYDQEAASNHYQQVVTPAVRGSILDDRGVPIADNQTLLVVSASRTDLLQQADGGTAVLTRLAKVLGMKPQDVMDKVRLCDAQTPRPCWNGSPYQPIPITDEATTQQALQIMERREDFPGITAEPTAVRTYPAPDKANAAQVLGYLSPVTDKEVAASEKTSNPLLRSDQVGRSGLESTYDDQLRGKAGVTKYQVDNLGRVIGKASETPATPGDNVVTSIDAKVQAVTEKELNDAMVTARKTYDPVTHKNFKADSGAAIVMDNKTGQIIAMASEPTYDPNEWVGGISAKDYAALTDTKSNYPLLNRAIQGESAPGSTFKVISTSAAVKAGYSEDGPYACTSSFSIGNQVFHNDENESYGDISLARALEVSCDTVFYRLSYAQWQKDGGNDPKNPKDYFYTTAHQFGLGATTGVDLPGEVTGRVPDRQWKKDFWEENKADWCATAKKHKNDKNPSLSVAIAIENCPDGYELRAGDSVNYAIGQGDTLVTPIQMARIYAALANGGTLYQPTIGKAVISPDGKTVTPIKPKAVAKLPDSKSTLKYINQALAGVVTEGTADWKFGNWPQDKIPLHAKTGTAEVSGKQSTSWFDTYTKDYTIVMTISQGGTGSGGSGTAIRRIYEAMYGIKKDSTTIDPKKGIMPQPVTSLPKISADGSVVSAQQAAYSTEVADTFANSPAGSTGGDPVPALAALTPTRTEKLLYGRKYT, from the coding sequence ATGAGCAACATCCCGGAGACCGGGCGGACCAGCCGGGTCACGATCCGGCTGGTCATCCTCCAGGTGCTGGTCCTCTCGCTGCTGCTGACCCTCGGCGGCCGGCTGTGGTACCTCCAGATCCGCAACGGCCAGGAGTACGACCAGGAGGCCGCCAGCAACCACTACCAGCAGGTCGTCACACCGGCCGTGCGCGGCTCGATCCTCGACGACCGGGGCGTGCCGATCGCCGACAACCAGACCCTGCTGGTGGTCTCGGCCAGCCGCACCGACCTGCTCCAGCAGGCCGACGGCGGCACCGCCGTGCTGACCCGGCTGGCCAAGGTGCTCGGCATGAAGCCCCAGGACGTGATGGACAAGGTGCGGCTGTGCGACGCGCAGACCCCGCGCCCGTGCTGGAACGGTTCGCCCTACCAGCCGATCCCGATCACCGACGAGGCCACCACCCAGCAGGCCCTCCAGATCATGGAGCGCCGCGAGGACTTCCCCGGCATCACCGCGGAGCCCACCGCGGTGCGCACCTACCCGGCCCCGGACAAGGCGAACGCGGCCCAGGTACTCGGCTACCTCTCCCCGGTCACCGACAAGGAGGTGGCCGCCTCCGAGAAGACCAGCAACCCGCTGCTGCGCTCGGACCAGGTCGGCCGCTCCGGCCTGGAGAGCACCTACGACGACCAGTTGCGCGGCAAGGCCGGCGTCACCAAGTACCAGGTCGACAACCTCGGCCGGGTGATCGGCAAGGCGTCCGAGACGCCGGCCACGCCCGGCGACAACGTGGTCACCAGCATCGACGCCAAGGTGCAGGCGGTCACCGAGAAGGAACTCAACGACGCGATGGTGACCGCGCGCAAGACGTACGACCCGGTCACCCACAAGAACTTCAAGGCCGACTCCGGCGCCGCGATCGTCATGGACAACAAGACCGGTCAGATCATCGCGATGGCCAGCGAGCCCACCTACGACCCCAACGAGTGGGTCGGCGGCATCTCGGCCAAGGACTACGCGGCCCTGACCGACACCAAGTCCAACTACCCGCTGCTCAACCGCGCCATCCAGGGCGAGTCGGCGCCGGGCTCGACCTTCAAGGTCATCTCCACCTCGGCCGCGGTCAAGGCCGGCTACAGCGAGGACGGCCCGTACGCCTGCACGTCGTCGTTCTCCATCGGCAACCAGGTCTTCCACAACGACGAGAACGAGAGCTACGGCGACATCTCGCTGGCCCGCGCGCTCGAGGTCTCCTGCGACACCGTCTTCTACCGGCTCTCCTACGCCCAGTGGCAGAAGGACGGCGGCAACGACCCGAAGAACCCCAAGGACTACTTCTACACGACCGCCCACCAGTTCGGCCTCGGTGCCACCACCGGGGTGGACCTGCCCGGCGAGGTCACCGGCCGGGTCCCGGACCGGCAGTGGAAGAAGGACTTCTGGGAGGAGAACAAGGCCGACTGGTGCGCGACCGCCAAGAAGCACAAGAACGACAAGAACCCCTCCCTGAGCGTCGCGATCGCCATCGAGAACTGCCCGGACGGCTACGAACTGCGCGCCGGTGACTCCGTCAACTACGCCATCGGCCAGGGCGACACGCTCGTCACCCCGATCCAGATGGCCCGGATCTACGCGGCCCTCGCCAACGGCGGCACCCTGTACCAGCCGACCATCGGCAAGGCCGTGATAAGCCCCGACGGCAAGACGGTCACCCCGATCAAGCCCAAGGCGGTCGCCAAGCTGCCCGACTCCAAGTCCACGCTGAAGTACATCAACCAGGCACTGGCCGGCGTGGTCACCGAGGGCACCGCCGACTGGAAGTTCGGCAACTGGCCGCAGGACAAGATCCCGCTGCACGCCAAGACCGGTACCGCGGAGGTCTCCGGCAAGCAGAGCACGTCCTGGTTCGACACGTACACCAAGGACTACACGATCGTCATGACGATCTCCCAGGGCGGTACGGGCTCCGGCGGTTCGGGTACCGCGATCCGCCGCATCTACGAGGCGATGTACGGCATCAAGAAGGACAGCACCACGATCGACCCGAAGAAGGGCATCATGCCCCAGCCGGTCACGTCGCTGCCGAAGATCTCCGCCGACGGCTCGGTGGTCAGCGCCCAGCAGGCCGCGTACTCCACCGAGGTCGCCGACACCTTCGCCAACTCCCCGGCCGGATCGACCGGGGGCGACCCGGTGCCCGCGCTGGCCGCGCTCACCCCGACCCGGACCGAGAAACTGCTGTACGGCAGGAAGTACACGTGA
- a CDS encoding SDR family NAD(P)-dependent oxidoreductase translates to MTTTFVTGAGRSLGLETARRLVEAGHTVLLGARDPERGRAAAGAVGARFVRIDVADDASVEAAAADVAAHEGALDVLVNNAGIHGRVGPVEEYTAADVRAVLDVNVVGIVRVTHAFLPLLRRSAHPVIVNVSSGMGSFGLTHDPERIESQYSLPLYAASKAAVTMLTTQYARELADVKVNAADPGQTATDFTGGLGHSVEVGAESIVALATIGPDGPTGRLVDRSGTLPW, encoded by the coding sequence ATGACCACCACGTTCGTCACCGGAGCAGGCAGGTCGCTCGGGCTGGAGACCGCCCGCCGCCTGGTCGAGGCCGGCCACACCGTCCTGCTCGGCGCCCGCGACCCCGAGCGCGGCCGGGCCGCGGCCGGGGCGGTCGGCGCGCGCTTCGTCCGCATCGACGTGGCCGACGACGCGTCGGTCGAGGCGGCCGCCGCCGACGTCGCCGCCCACGAGGGCGCGCTCGACGTCCTGGTGAACAACGCCGGGATCCACGGCCGGGTCGGCCCGGTCGAGGAGTACACCGCCGCCGACGTGCGCGCCGTCCTGGACGTGAACGTCGTCGGGATCGTCCGCGTCACGCACGCGTTCCTGCCGCTGCTGCGCAGGTCCGCGCACCCGGTCATCGTCAACGTGTCCAGCGGGATGGGCTCGTTCGGCCTGACCCACGACCCGGAGCGGATCGAGTCGCAGTACTCCCTGCCGCTGTACGCCGCCTCGAAGGCCGCCGTCACCATGCTCACCACGCAGTACGCCCGGGAGCTGGCGGACGTGAAGGTCAACGCCGCCGACCCCGGGCAGACCGCGACCGACTTCACCGGCGGGCTCGGCCACAGCGTCGAGGTGGGCGCCGAGTCGATCGTGGCGCTCGCCACGATCGGCCCCGACGGCCCGACCGGCCGCCTCGTGGACCGCTCGGGCACCCTGCCCTGGTGA
- a CDS encoding rod shape-determining protein: protein MSFIGRDMAVDLGTANTLVYVRGRGIVLNEPSVVAVNTNTGGILAVGAEAKKMIGRTPGNIVAVRPLKDGVIADFEITERMLRYFILKIHRRRYMVRPRVVVCVPSGITGVERRAVIEAATQAGARTVHIIEEPMAAAIGAGLPVHEATGNMVVDIGGGTTEVAVISLGGIVTAQSIRVAGDELDNAIIQHIKKEYSLLLGERTAEQIKLTIGSAFAAAKDDEHTEIRGRDLVSGLPKTVVISANEVRKAIEEPVNAIVDAVKTTLDKCPPELSGDIMDRGIVLAGGGALLRGLDERLRHETGMPIHIAEAPLDCVALGAGKCVEEFEALQQVLDAAPRR from the coding sequence ATGTCGTTCATCGGCCGTGACATGGCTGTCGACCTCGGGACCGCCAACACGCTGGTGTACGTCAGGGGCCGCGGGATCGTCCTGAACGAGCCGTCGGTCGTCGCGGTCAACACCAACACCGGCGGCATCCTCGCGGTCGGTGCCGAGGCGAAGAAGATGATCGGCCGCACCCCCGGCAACATCGTCGCGGTGCGCCCGTTGAAGGACGGCGTCATCGCCGACTTCGAGATCACCGAGCGCATGCTGCGCTACTTCATCCTCAAGATCCACCGCCGCCGCTACATGGTCCGCCCGCGGGTCGTGGTGTGCGTGCCCTCCGGCATCACCGGTGTGGAGCGCCGCGCCGTGATCGAGGCCGCCACCCAGGCCGGCGCCCGTACCGTGCACATCATCGAGGAGCCGATGGCGGCCGCGATCGGCGCCGGACTGCCGGTGCACGAGGCCACCGGCAACATGGTGGTGGACATCGGCGGCGGCACCACCGAGGTCGCGGTGATCAGCCTCGGCGGCATCGTCACCGCCCAGTCCATCCGGGTGGCCGGCGACGAGCTGGACAACGCGATCATCCAGCACATCAAGAAGGAGTACAGCCTGCTGCTCGGCGAGCGCACCGCCGAACAGATCAAGCTGACCATCGGCTCCGCGTTCGCCGCCGCGAAGGACGACGAACACACCGAGATCCGCGGCCGGGACCTGGTCAGCGGCCTGCCCAAGACCGTGGTGATCTCCGCGAACGAGGTGCGCAAGGCCATCGAGGAACCGGTGAACGCGATCGTCGACGCGGTGAAGACCACGCTCGACAAGTGCCCGCCGGAGCTGTCCGGCGACATCATGGACCGCGGCATCGTGCTGGCCGGCGGCGGCGCGCTGCTGCGCGGCCTGGACGAGCGGCTGCGGCACGAGACCGGCATGCCGATCCACATCGCCGAGGCCCCGCTGGACTGCGTGGCGCTCGGTGCGGGCAAGTGCGTGGAGGAGTTCGAGGCCCTTCAGCAGGTCCTCGACGCGGCCCCGCGCAGATGA